The genomic DNA GATATTCACCAGGCCATTGATTACCTGGGTGAGATTACCGGGGAAATATCGAACGACGAAGTGCTTGGCTTCATCTTCTCAAAGTTTTGTATAGGAAAGTAACCGTTACAAAATAACCAAATAACAAACCAATATAAAACACTCGTAAAGCCCTGTAAAAAGGGCTTTTTTGTTACTATGTTGTTAATAATTATTTTGTGATATTATTTGTTTATTAGGTACAAATTTGTACCTTTATTGTACCTTAAACTATAAAAATTCAAAAATGGAAGGTTTAGCCTTTTTTATTTTGCACTTAATTGCACTTATGTAAACTTAATTCTATTAAAAGGCATTAAATGAGCTCGAATATTAAGGTACAAAGAATTTGCCAACATTGCGGAATGGAGTTTACCGCTCGTACCACAGTAACGAAGTACTGTTCCGATAAATGCAGCAAGGCAGCATACAAGGCACGCATTAGAGCCGAAAAGGTGCAAAAGTCAAACGTTGAAACCTTGCAAGTAAAAACAAAACCGATTGAGGAACTGAAAGCCAAAGAGTTTTTGACTGTTCAGGAAGTTGCTCGCTTGCTTAATTGCTCAGTACGCACAACTTACTACTACATTAAAACCGGTAAAATAAGAGCCGTAAACTTAGGGCAAAGACTAACAAGGGTAAAGCGTTCCGAAATTGATAAACTCTTTGAGCACCCCCAACTGGAGCAACCTAAACCCAAAACAAAGCAATTTGATATTTCAGACTGTTACACCATTAGCGAAGTAATGGAAAAGTACAGCATTTCGAGAACTGCATTGCAGCACCTCATTAAACGGGAAAACATTCCAAAGATAAATAAGGGTTGGTACGTTTTTGTACCCAAAACCATTATTGAAAGGTTATTGACGTAAAAAGTTTTTTTCAGGAAGTAACTTTAATAACTTTAGTAACTAAACACAAAGGACAATGTTAACAAAAGTTAAACTCAGAAAAAGGAAAATTAGTGCCGGACGTTTAAGCCTTTACCTTGACTTTTACCCGCCAATACCACACCCTAAAACAGGCACGCCCACAAGAAGGGAATTTTTAGGGCTTTACATTTTTGAGAAACCCAAAACACCGTTTGACAAACAGCATAATTCGGAAACCCTGAAAATAGCGGAAAGCATACGCCAAAAGCGGGAAAACTTTTTGAATAAACCTGAAATTTACTGCGAATTCGAAAGGGAGCAGTTACATAAAAAAGAATTAGGCGAACAAAACTTTATAGAGTACTTCAGAAAATTAGCCAATAAGCGAAAAGCAAGTAATTACGATAACTGGATTTCAGCACTCAACTATATTGAAGCATTTACCAACGGTATGTTGAGGTTTGCAGACCTTAACGAAAAGTTTTTAGAGGACTTTAAAGAATTCCTACTTACAACGAAAAGTAAGAAAAGCGAAAAAACGACGCTTTCACAAAATTCAGCCGTTTCGTATTTCAATAAAGTAAAAGCAGCATTAAAACAAGCCTATAAAGACGGCATATTGCAAACCGACCTAAACGCCAAAATAAGCCCAATTAAACCAACCGAAACAAATAGGGAATACTTAACCCTTGACGAGTTAAATAGACTTGCAAAAACGCCCTGTAGTAACGATTTATTGAAACGTGCTGCACTGTTTTCAGCCCTTACAGGGTTGAGGTTTTCAGACATTCAAAAAATGGTTTGGGGCGAACTTGAATACATTGAAGGACAAGGCTATTACCTAAATTTTAGGCAAAAGAAAACCAAAAACGTTGAGGTTTTACCTATTTCAGAACAAGCGTACGGGATTACAAAGGGCAAGAAAAACCCAAATGATATGCCACAAGACAAGCCAGTATTTGATGGGCTTAAATATTCTGCTTACTATAACAAACACCTTTCTCAATGGATCGATGCAGCCGGAATAACTAAAAACATAACTTTTCATTGTTTCCGGCACACATTCGCAACGCTTCAACTCTTTAATGGAACCGATATTTACACGGTTTCCAAAATGTTAGGACACAAAGACCTAAAAACGACACAGGTATACGCAAAGATTGTGGACGAGGCAAAACGCAAAGCAGCCAATAAAATTAAGTTAGATATGTAAACGCTTAAATCATAATGGACTATGGACTATTTAGAAATCATACTGCGTGGTTATTTCAATGAATACGACTGTGAAGCCTTAGACAAGTACTTTTTTAGGGAATATAAGAAAGCTGAGAAAGAGCAATTTTATGAAGCCGAACAATTTTTTACGGGTTGCATGAACGCATTAAAAAAACTTGAACAGGGTATAAGCGAAAAGTTATACCGACGGAAAAATGAACTCTACCTGATGCTAAATGCAGCCGAAAATGGATTTCTAACTTACACCGATTTGGAAGGCAAAACGGTTGAGCAGAAGCGCAGGGAAACGATAGAGTATTGTACAAAAGAACTTGAGTACATTGAAAAGGAAGGGAAAAATATAACGCCGATAGAGTTCGGCTATAAAGGTATGTTTTACCGGATTAACAAACAAGGTTTAGATGTAATAGCAACAGCAATTAGCAAGGCGTTTCAGGAAACTCAACCAAAAAATGAAGCGTTGCAACCTCAACCGATTGCTAAACAAAAACCAGAACCGAACAGAAAATCGATAATATTCAAAAACAACGAAACGATAAAAAAAATACATTCTGAACTTAAGGGTTATTTCACAAACAAGGAAAAGGAATTATTAAAAGTCTTACAAGGCGAACAGTTAAGCGAAATGCTTTTATTCCCTCATAACCAAAACAAATTTGTTGAGGTTTTTAGGCGACTCAAATACAACGGATTTTTGTTGAATAACGATACTGAAATAAGGGATTGGATTTGTAAAACATTTATGTTTATTAAAAAAGGATATTCAGAACCCCAACCGTTTAAAGAAAATACTGTTTGGGATATTCTTAACAAGGGCAAAGGCGAACCGGGCAAAAAGGAACGAATTTGTATTTCTGAATGGTTACCTTACAAATCCCCCTCACAATTGGAAAAGGAAACTGAAAACGAAAAAATATAAAAAAACTATACCCCAAATATACCCCATAGCATAAATGGGTATTGATTGGGGTATTTTTCGCATTATTTATTTGCAGCAGTAACAATAAAAACTGTTGCAAAATGAACAATCCATTTGAAACTATCGAGGAAAGGTTGAGCGTTATCGAAAAATTACTGCTTGACCTTAAACGCAATCCCAAAACGATTGAAACCCCAGAGCAACCCGAAAGGC from Tenuifilum sp. 4138str includes the following:
- a CDS encoding helix-turn-helix domain-containing protein, with the protein product MSSNIKVQRICQHCGMEFTARTTVTKYCSDKCSKAAYKARIRAEKVQKSNVETLQVKTKPIEELKAKEFLTVQEVARLLNCSVRTTYYYIKTGKIRAVNLGQRLTRVKRSEIDKLFEHPQLEQPKPKTKQFDISDCYTISEVMEKYSISRTALQHLIKRENIPKINKGWYVFVPKTIIERLLT
- a CDS encoding tyrosine-type recombinase/integrase — translated: MLTKVKLRKRKISAGRLSLYLDFYPPIPHPKTGTPTRREFLGLYIFEKPKTPFDKQHNSETLKIAESIRQKRENFLNKPEIYCEFEREQLHKKELGEQNFIEYFRKLANKRKASNYDNWISALNYIEAFTNGMLRFADLNEKFLEDFKEFLLTTKSKKSEKTTLSQNSAVSYFNKVKAALKQAYKDGILQTDLNAKISPIKPTETNREYLTLDELNRLAKTPCSNDLLKRAALFSALTGLRFSDIQKMVWGELEYIEGQGYYLNFRQKKTKNVEVLPISEQAYGITKGKKNPNDMPQDKPVFDGLKYSAYYNKHLSQWIDAAGITKNITFHCFRHTFATLQLFNGTDIYTVSKMLGHKDLKTTQVYAKIVDEAKRKAANKIKLDM